The Salvia miltiorrhiza cultivar Shanhuang (shh) chromosome 1, IMPLAD_Smil_shh, whole genome shotgun sequence genome has a window encoding:
- the LOC130999364 gene encoding type I inositol polyphosphate 5-phosphatase 4-like, with translation MREDGSSKKSKLSWPKTLVKKWFNFQSKDGDFHADEIIYGGVDEEWRNNLPEREQPYTIKKSKTEILTTRNPEYMRRNKFELDSTQITDVEDYRIFVATWNVGGKSPPSYLNLEDWLHTSPPADLYVLGFQEIVPLNAGNVLGTEDNGPARKWQALIRKTLNSLPAAGGGGGDGVFTTPFTSPYELYDDLEGPNREHDPSFLPRHSVQSVSHSMRMMGSGVSMVQPKLDRRFSVCDRVMYGHRPSDYYDPNARWDASSDDEDGPSDSFCSNYYNASVSIEDKDKHPGQSRYCLVASKQMVGILVTVWIKTDLRDAVRNLRVSCVGRGLMGYLGNKGSISISMSLHQTSFCFICSHLTSGEKDGDELRRNSDVMEILRKTRFPQVHAMADESNSPQTILDHDRVIWLGDLNYRIALSYRYAKALVEMHNWRALLENDQLRIEQRNGRVFAGWNEGKIYFPPTYKYSNNSDRYAGENMRQKKKRRTPAWCDRILWRGHGLRQLSYVRGESRFSDHRPVCSMFLAEVESAKCGRIKKSTSYSSSRVEIEELLPYSHGYDQLNFF, from the exons ATGAGAGAAGATGGGAGCTCGAAGAAAAGCAag CTTTCATGGCCTAAGACGTTAGTCAAGAAATGGTTCAACTTCCAGAGCAAAGATGGAGATTTTCATGCTGATGAAATAATTTATGGAG GTGTTGATGAAGAATGGAGGAACAACTTACCTGAGAGAGAGCAGCCATACACAATCAAGAAAAGCAAAACAG AAATACTGACTACTCGAAATCCAGAGTATATGAGGAGAAACAAGTTTGAGTTAGATTCCACTCAAATTACAGATGTTGAAGATTATAG GATCTTTGTGGCAACATGGAATGTGGGTGGGAAGTCACCCCCGAGTTACTTGAATCTCGAAGACTGGCTGCACACATCGCCTCCTGCTGATCTTTATGTTCTTGG GTTTCAAGAGATTGTTCCGTTGAACGCTGGAAACGTGCTGGGCACAGAGGATAATGGCCCTGCTAGGAAATGGCAAGCGCTTATTAGGAAAACTCTCAACAGTCTTCCTGCcgctggtggtggtggtggagatggTGTTTTTACTACACCGTTCACGAGTCCTTATGAACTATATGATGACCTTGAAGGGCCAAACAGGGAACACGATCCCTCTTTCTTACCCCGTCACTCTGTGCAGTCTGTGAGCCACAGCATGAGAATGATGGGAAGTGGCGTTTCAATGGTGCAACCTAAACTTGACCGTAGATTCAGTGTGTGTGATCGGGTTATGTATGGCCATAGGCCTAGTGATTATTATGATCCAAATGCAAGGTGGGATGCTTCCTCTGATGATGAAGATGGGCCAAGTGATTCGTTCTGTTCAAACTACTACAACGCCTCTGTGTCCATCGAGGACAAAGACAAGCATCCGGGGCAGTCAAGATATTGTCTAGTTGCAAGCAAACAAATGGTTGGGATACTTGTCACAGTATGGATAAAGACAGATTTGAGAGACGCCGTGCGCAATCTGAGGGTGTCTTGTGTCGGGAGAGGGCTGATGGGCTATCTTGGTAACAAA GGATCTATTTCAATAAGCATGTCTTTGCACCAGACGAGCTTCTGCTTCATCTGTAGTCACTTGACCTCTGGGGAGAAAGATGGAGACGAGCTACGAAGGAACTCTGATGTCATGGAAATCTTGAGGAAAACAAGATTCCCTCAAGTCCATGCCATGGCAGATGAGAGCAACTCCCCTCAAACAATCCTTGATCATGA TCGAGTCATATGGCTCGGGGACTTGAACTATAGAATTGCTCTTTCATACCGATATGCAAAGGCTCTTGTAGAGATGCACAACTGGAGAGCATTGTTAGAAAACGATCAG CTTCGGATAGAGCAGAGAAACGGGCGCGTTTTTGCAGGATGGAACGAGGGGAAGATCTACTTCCCTCCTACATACAAGTATTCAAACAATTCAGACAGATATGCAGGAGAAAATATGCGTCAAAAAAAGAAACGAAGAACACCTGCATG GTGTGATCGTATATTATGGCGCGGACATGGTCTCAGACAGCTCTCGTATGTTCGTGGGGAGTCGAGGTTTTCAGATCACAGACCCGTCTGCAGTATGTTTTTGGCAGAAGTCGAGTCCGCCAAATGTGGCCGTATAAAGAAAAGCACGAGCTATTCAAGCTCTCGAGTTGAGATTGAGGAGCTGCTCCCTTACTCACACGGATATGATCAACTAAATTTCTTCTGA